Genomic window (Magnolia sinica isolate HGM2019 chromosome 6, MsV1, whole genome shotgun sequence):
TGCAAGACTTTGCCAATTCAAAATGTAGATGTATAAAAGGGGTTAAGTTGTCAGTCAAAATGGAGCCTACAAGACTTTGCCCATCCAAACACATCACTTACCGCTTCGGGGATGGAccaccttaaaaataatttctattAACGATTTATTTTAAGTGTATTAAACAAACACTCAAAATAGCATGTTAATCTGATTTTCAGATTTCAGGCcgcttttttattatttatttatttatttacacacgcgtacacatacattttttttttttggtttgcttGTTAGTATAACTACCGTCAGTTCACAGTTCAGTGTTTAGCCACCCcgtagggaatcgatgccaagacctaaGTGTTCAAACGTCGtctctttcacttagtctacaaCTTGAGTGTGCCGAGACCACAGATTTCAAGGTATTAAGTGCTAAACAAATATCACCTAAGTAAGAGTAAATTCGTGGGGCCACCTATATATTGtgacttatccacgccgtccatccgtttttcaagataatttcaaATCATTCTTCGGAAATTaaagtacatccaaagctcaagtgtacacACACCACAGGAGAGGGTGTGATGCtggcgtccaccgttgaaacctttctaaggtccacgttgatctttatttgtcatccaaccttatcacacggacatggatgaagtgaaataaataaataaatatcagcttgatctaaaatttctgtgtCCTCcggtgagttttcaacggtaggtaggcgttcaattccaaCTGTTCCTGTAGTGTGGTTGAAGTAAGCTTTgtttatgattcaattttttttatatacactaaaatgagatgaaaaaaacggatagacggcgtggataacgcacatacaacacagtgggccccacagagcttacaATAACGTACAGATTATCCAAGTACGCACCTTCCACGCTCTCGTCTTCGTTTTCCCCGCCCTTCTTCTCTCCTacaggttcttcttcttcttcatcgtcatcctctctctctctctctctctctctctctacatacgAAGCCAGAGAGACTCCTCCCATttctttaaaagaagaagaagaagaagaagaagaagaaaatgtctGCCTTCACATCCATGGCTCATCCCCTTCCATTTTCCACCGTCCGATCTCCTCCTGGAAAACCATCAATCCccttctcttcattcctcacatcacctatctccaaaatcttcaaatcCTCTCTTTCCAAGCCCTCAATTTCCACTCCTTCCACCTCCCGCTGCGCCTCCACCACAATCGTCGCCGTCTCCTCCGACGTCGTCAAAGAAAATAAGCTCAATTCCAAATCCCTGGTAATTCTCTATCCCCAAAGTAGAGAGAATGACCCATCTATCAATATCTATCtgtacaaaatctcaattttttccttcttcctttctttttatcttgcagCTGGTGACGAAGGAAGAAGCCCTAGATCTGTATGAGGATATGGTGCTCGGCCGTACCTTTGAAGACATGTGCGCGCAGATGTATTATCGGGGCAAAATGTTCGGATTCGTCCATCTCTACAACGGTCAGGAAGCCGTGTCCACCGGCTTCATCCGGCTACTCAAGAAAGAAGACCATGTCTGCAGCACCTACCGTGATCACGTCCATGCACTCAGCAAGGGGGTCCCAGCCCGCTCTGTTATGGCCGAGCTCTTCGGCAAGGCCACCGGCTGCTGCCGCGGCCAGGGTGGCTCCATGCATATGTTCTCCAAGGAGCACAACCTCCTCGGCGGCTTTGCCTTCATTGGTGAGGGCATCCCTGTTGCCACCGGTGCTGCATTCACCTCTAAGTACCGGCGGGAGGTCCTCAAGGAGGCAGATTGCGATCATGTGACTGTGGCGTTCTTCGGGGATGGGACTTGCAACAATGGGCAGTTCTTTGAGTGCTTGAATATGGCGGCACTGTGGAAGCTGCCGATCATTTTCGTGGTGGAGAACAATTTGTGGGCAATTGGGATGTCGCACCTGAGGGCGACGTCTGATCCGGAGATTTGGAAGAAGGGGCCTGCATTCGGGATGCCTGGGGTGCATGTTGATGGGATGGATGTGTTGAAGGTGAGGGAGGTGGCAAAGGAGGCAGTCGCACGGGCGAGGAGTGGGGATGGGCCCACCCTGGTCGAGTGCGAGACGTATAGATTTAGGGGGCATTCGTTGGCCGATCCGGATGAGCTCCGTGACCCTGGTGAGCATTTGGACTATagagtattttttattttcttcttaatTTGCCTTTGCTTATGCATTCTTTTACTGTCTTTTAGAGATTCTTCTGATTTGTGTTTCTTCTGTTAGTTCTTGGTTGAAAGTATTGTTGGGAAAAATATATTGGAAAActgaaaataaatttatttaaaatttaacaccaggctgaatcacgtataaatatgctgtccttaaagcttgattcgcccccttatcgaTTGTTGATGGGTTaaaggcgaattgcttccaggataagacaagccttctcTCTTAGATCCTACTTGCAACAATCACGAAGGGATCTACTTAGGAACTCGATAAACGCAGCTGGTCGTCCGGCAGACTTGATGAGTAGTCGTCCGGCAATTTATTAGAAGGAGAATGTTTTTGGAGAGATCAAATTGAATTCTGATGGGATCAGTTAGAGTTGATGATTCTATACTAGGATGGTCTAATTCATATAGTACCCTAGTAGTAGACCGTTGCTAGGTGGTCATCAATGGTCatggtatcccgtatcggtatcggttggcataacggtgCCTTTCGAAACctatacggatacgggggcgtaacggcgatacgggagcgtaacggtataaaaaaaaaaaaatttgccaaaaaaatatgaaaaaatatagattaaatccagaatattctaagcattccaaatatgcattcatttataaattggaacatgtttatggtggtgtaacagtccactctttggtgagaagttgtatcagactgtctgattaatttttgaactaggtaacctgaatttgactacaaaattcatatatctaattttctaaatatctaatttatatacttaacaatttgatatcatttctcccaatagttctttaaaaaaatgaaattaaattcaggtagatggcgttgccaatttggggctaacTTGGAGGActaatctatgccccaaattagcctcaaattcatgcaatttattgccattatcccacttatgaattggtaaacatttattggatagtgaatcatgaaaaaaaataaaaaggccctgttttaaaaaataaaagtccacaaattaacaattaaaactattcaaataatttgattttggcattgtgagttagcaattgcagtccataatttaattggtaaattttaagttaatatatgtctcatgtacaattttttaagggcccgaattaggcgggactcggattgtgaagtgtagcacacatgtcaaagttttttgggccccactcgtgatgaatgtattatatccacaccgtccatccattttgccaaataattttagggcatgagcccaaaaatgaggcacatccaaagctcaagtggactgcaccataagaaacaacaataattaaaagttcaccattaaaaatttaatgggggctacaaaagttttagatcaagctgacatgtgttatatctaaactgtccattcatttgaccagctcgtcttaaggcttgaacagattggatggaaaataaacgttacggtgggccctacgaattgtttaactgtgaaaatcattatctccattgctatttttgACGTGGTCCAGacaatctttggatataattcattgttttggtggtgctctaaaatgatctctgaaaatagatgaatggtgtagatataataaatagatcactgtggagcccacataactttgatctcctttgaaccgttcgtacaactcggagctcgaggactgtcagcgctcgtcttagcatgacacgtacctccaGCTGGTGCGCGGTacacctttgaaaaaaaaaaaaaaagaagaagaagaagggagagagggaaaccgaaaagaaaacaagagggaaagaagagagaagaaaaaagagggaaaggagagagagagagagagagagagagagagagagagagagagaagaagtagtagcagcagcagcaggccaCCGCGGCCGCAGCAGAGCCGCTAGCCACGGCCGCAGCCCCAGCAGGGCCGTAGCCACAGCttcccaagaagaagaagaaggagaagaagaagaaaagaaagaaaaaaaaaaggtaagtattttgtttttcttttttttttttctattttttaaggcctgtaacagctgttacgggtcagtaacggccgtttcgcccgtaacgggcccgtaacggccgttacggtagcAAAATCGGGGCATTgcccgttacacccccgtatcgcgtaatggaccccaccattaccgttacgtatcagCCGTCACAGCCGATACGTAACTGATATGGGACACCCTGTCAATGGTTCAGAATGTTTGCAAAATGTTTCTGACCATTGGTAATAAATTCTGAGCGTTTCATATCGTTGGATCATTAAGGCCTGTCCGTTTTTAGACTGTTTTGGCCATTAAGGCTACTAGTTGTTCTCAAAACGGCTAACGGTTTTGGATCCATAGATCTGATTGTTTCCAGCAGCCTATGCACGTGTGAAGTGCAGAGTGCGCCATATAGTGTCACTACATCCACACTGCCCATGCtaagcactggaacacgcaaacCGAGCATTTCATCCTCCATTTCTCCATGTAAGAATACTACCCACTCAACCACTTATAAACCACAacttttttcccattttttctgATGCGGGACTAAGGAAAACACaacttttcatttgaaaattttaaaatcgtTTTTAGAGggaaaatgaaattttcaaaaacattttatttttaaaaccaaaatttAAACATGTATGCGTACAGGGTTCTAATTCTTGGATTCAACTGCGAGAATGAATCTGATCTATTCTTCACTTTCTTGCATGGCATGATGCATTTTGTAAGCTGTTTGTTCTTGGGAGGGAAACTTGTAATTCTTGtggaagtttagatttttatACACTGGGTAGCGGGCTAGTTTGGGCTGCTCTAGGTCTTGATTTCCTTTGAGAATAAGATAGGTTGCTGATTTAGGATACTTTTTATTGTAAGCGAGATAGCCACTATCAGTAGACAGTAATCAAAGTCAGAATCTGATTGGTTTGATCTCCTTGTTTTTCAAGCTGATTACATTCCTGCCTTGTTgtttttgatgatgatgatgtgacaatgatgatgataacGATGCAAATTACAG
Coding sequences:
- the LOC131248649 gene encoding pyruvate dehydrogenase E1 component subunit alpha-3, chloroplastic-like, whose product is MSAFTSMAHPLPFSTVRSPPGKPSIPFSSFLTSPISKIFKSSLSKPSISTPSTSRCASTTIVAVSSDVVKENKLNSKSLLVTKEEALDLYEDMVLGRTFEDMCAQMYYRGKMFGFVHLYNGQEAVSTGFIRLLKKEDHVCSTYRDHVHALSKGVPARSVMAELFGKATGCCRGQGGSMHMFSKEHNLLGGFAFIGEGIPVATGAAFTSKYRREVLKEADCDHVTVAFFGDGTCNNGQFFECLNMAALWKLPIIFVVENNLWAIGMSHLRATSDPEIWKKGPAFGMPGVHVDGMDVLKVREVAKEAVARARSGDGPTLVECETYRFRGHSLADPDELRDPAEKAHYAARDPIVALKKYITENNLAKESELKAIEKKIDEIIEDAVEFADSSPLPQRSQLLENVFADPKGFGIGPDGRYRCEDPGFTEGTAQV